The following is a genomic window from Pseudophryne corroboree isolate aPseCor3 chromosome 3, aPseCor3.hap2, whole genome shotgun sequence.
gcgccggctggatctcAAAAATGAAAGAACGGAAACAGTTgtatcaattaaaaaataaaataatacatttattaaatataaaaaataataataataagagtggGTATAAATATCTGATATAATATCAAGAGGGTATTTAAAATTCAGCAGTTGAGAATCACTCAATTTATCCTATGACCACTTGTATTTTCATTAGGCAGTGAATACTGGTATTCTGGCTAGAACTCAGTCCTCCTTGGTATCCTCACAAAATTTCAAATatggatattaccatggtctcagatgAAAGGCCCCTTGGTTCTCGTTAGCAattcgaggtccaatagcagcaggggaatgagGAGACTTCAGATGGAAAGTGATGGTATGGATCCTGGAGGATTCAAAGTCCAATTATTGCCAGATATTCCAAAAGGTGGTTTGAAGTGCCAGTGGTCAGGGAGGAGTATATCTctgtagctcaacgcgtttcgctggactagatcaccgccagcttcctcaggagcatgtgtcTCATGTATACTGGGACATCTTTATATACCCCCATAACTATGGTAAAATTAAAACACCTGGTTGTAAGGTTATCCAGGTGTGGAAACATACACATTAAGACAATAAATAAATGACTCGAGTTTATAGGGGTCTTCATTGCCAGGTAATTGTATGATGGTAGTTTTTTTCTGCATATAAGAACATGTTGTACATCTGGATTTGCCACATCTGTGGCACCCTAATGGTTTCGTGGTTAGCCATTGATGTCCAAGGGAGGTTTCTTTAGATATCCCCGGCATCAAATGGCTAGGTGCCAGTATGGATTTTAATGATCTGTTTCTCTTGTATATTACACAGGGTTTGGGGGGCAAAATCTCATTCAAAACTTTATCCTGTTTTAATACTCTATAATTTTTAGAGATGATGTTTTTTATTTCACTAGCACAATTATTGTATTTACAGACAAATGCAAATTGTCTGTTATCGTCGTCTTTGCACACAATAAATAAACTACAGCCGTAATGATTGGATGCCGTCCAGTCACGTGATCGGAACGGATCACGTGATCAGGTAATCATGCAAATGATCCTTTCTAAAATCTTAATTTTCTACCTTATCCTATGCTCGTTTTTATAGTATAATATTACAATATGACATGTACTCCGGTAAGATTGCCTTCTTTGTCTTTTAAATTTTACTTTGACCATTTATTGTCTTAATGTGTATGTTTCCACACCTGGATAACCTTACAACCAGGTGTTTTAATTTTACCATAGTTATGGGGGTATATAAAGATGTCCCAGTATACATGAgacacatgctcctgaggaagctggcggtgatctagtccagcgaaacgcgttgagctacagAGATATACTCCTCCCTGACCACTGGCACTTCAAACCACCTTTTGGAATATCTGGCAATAATTGGACTTTGAATCCTCCAGGATCCATACCATCACTTTCCATCTGAAGTCTCctcattcccctgctgctattggacctcgaatTGCTAACGAGAACCAAGGGGCCTTTcatctgagaccatggtaatatccatATTTGAAATTTTGTGAGGATACCAAGGAGGACTGAGTTCTAGCCAGAATACCAGTATTCACTGCCTAATGAAAATACAAGTGGTCATAGGATAAATTGAGTGATTCTCAACTGCTGAATTTTAAATACCCTCTTGATATTATATCAGATATTTATACccactcttattattattattttttatatttaataaatgtattattttattttttaattgatacAACTGTTTCCGTTCTTTCATTTTTgagatccagccggcgccagtatatttcTCTCTGCTTTGTATTACTGCTTAGGGACTTACCATCCCTATAccggctgccgctgacagcgcactcactcaAATTGTCTTTTTGTGAACTTTCAGATAACCCCACCTTTACGCTGCATCAAGACCCTCCTGTAAAACATGAACAGTTGTGCCAACGTGAAGGTCAAAGTGGGGACCTTCATCCattcacaccaggccacataagATTTCCACACTCTGTGATACCTTTTGGCTGATGCAGGCCACCTAACATTCATTGTGGTCTTTTTCAACTTATCTGAATACATTTTGGATCTGAATAACCAAGCTAGATGCGGTAATGCTGATTGTAGGAATCTCCCCTGGATTAAGGGACCAGGCAATGCAAGAGCCTGCCACCTGCACAGCAGATCCAAATTCCCAGACCCTTTATGGCCAGTCTAAAGCAACAAGAATGACGTACCCTTTACCTTTTCCATGACCTTCTGCAGCATGGTAAATGAGGGGATAATCCTAAAAGACCATCACTACCACAACTAATACCAACCCTGGATCTCTTATCCTGGTACAGTAATGTCTTACTTTGAAGTTCAATGTGGACACTATCATATTAATATCTGGTTGAACCCATTTGTCCACTATCtgttggaaaacatctggatggaGTGATCATTCCCCCAAATGTTGGTTCTGTCTGCTGAGATAGTCCATTGCCCAATGCTCACCTCGGGAAAATACAAAGCGGCGAGAGACCGCACATTCCTCTCCACTCATAGGAAGATCCTTGATGTCTCTGTGGTCTGGGCAATCTTGGTATCCCCTGATGGTTCAAATATGCTATTATAATAGCAATGTCTAAATTAACTGAGACTGTCTGACCCTTTATGTAGACTTGAGGAACTGGTCTATGTAAAGGGAATTTCGGGCACTGAAGACCAGCCTAAAGTTTCAGAACATGGATATGGAGTAAGGACTCTTCGAGAAACCACCTGCCCTGAAACATGTAATGTCATTCTGACATTACAAAAGAATGACCTGTTAGGTTGCTACAACAGTGAACAGAATGAAATACATATTACAGATGAAGATGGGACCTGTATCATCTGCATCAAATCTTTATCTGTAACCTCTGAGAGTGAAATTGGGCAAAATGATTTGCCTGATAAGTGAAGACCATCTTGCCCAATGCCTTTATGCAATAAAGTACCAACACGTCTCTATTTCAGGAGCTATGTTACCATTTTTTGTAGGAAGGGAATCTTGCTTCCAGAAGGAAAAACCCTCATAAGTCTGATTTTGAACAGTTTGCCCAGGAAAATCCAGAACTAGACTTGATTATTTAATTTTAAACAATATATTACCCAACCATGGGAAACCAACTCTTCGTTCTGTTAATCTGACACGATCTAACAGAATCTCTGGAGTAACTACTTTTATTAAACCTTAGCAAGGcctccatcaccttggtaaagactctgaaTGCAGTGGCCCAAAAGACCCGTCTGGCTTCTGACCAAGGAAAAGGTTTCAATAAAATATCACATCTCTCTGCCGGCAGGTACTGGGACAATTCCTGCTGAAACTTCTAAATTGCCTCTTGTAAAGCCAGACACTTTCTTGGATCAAGTGAACTGGTAGAAGATCTATAATATAAACCTATGTAAATATCTCTTACCAAGTCTCTGAAGTGGATTCTAACCACTTGTCCATGAAACATAACAGATGAGCTTTTACCAAGGGCTTCTCCTGATGGGCTACCTTCTCACGATGTCTAATATCGGTGTGTTGGTCTGGGGCCTGTTTGGCTGTCTGACTAAACTGGCATGCCGCAACTACGGTATACTAAAGTTCTGGGCTTGAAAAGAACATAATTGATCAGCTAAAGGCTCCATAGAAAAATGGAGGGAAAGAACTCACCCACTCACCCCCTATTAGCCAAAGAGGAAAGAATAAAACGTAAAAATCTCCCAAATTCTTAACAAGCTGGAGTACAACTCAGAACACTAGCTTTACttgtcacaaaaaaaaaacttAGGCACCAAAAACTGGTGTCGGTAGGACAGGTTGCATATGAAGAGGAGGAGCTTGAGTCCCTCGATTGGAGCTGGTTGTACCCCTGTCCCAACTTATTAAATCTTCTTTACTTGCTGCAAATAAGACCACAGTCAAAACAAATTAATTCCTTGGCTTTGGCCAAAATGTTGTGAAGAGATATAACAGATACCGACATCTAACAGAATAAGTAGATTGCAATAACATCCATACATGTACATTCTGTTCCAGTCTTACGTCGATGGCGAAAATTTCACCTATGTCTGTGTATGGCAACGACTTGAATTTTTAATTGTCCTCTATAATGAATAGGTGAGGAAAATATACCTTTGAGAATACACTCCGTACTTGAATTGCAAATTTTAATATCAATGCTTTTCATAATATATAGATTGCTGCAATCCTCTTTCATATCGGTGAGCTCATTGATATTGTTTTCATTTTGTGTGAATTTTCTGATGTCTAACCAGATCAGAtctatgtgtaaaacatttcccacactcagagcatggaaatggtctctctcctgagtgatttctctgatgtctaacaagagctgatttacgtgtaaaacatttcccacactcagcacatggaaatggtctctcacctgtgtgagttctccgatgattaacaagatatgatttctgtttaaaacatctcccacactcagagcataaaaatggcttctcacctgtgtgccttctctgatgtatCACAAGAtcggatttctgtgtaaaacatttcccacactcagagcatggaaatggcctttcacctgtgtgacgtctctgatgtgcagcaagatctgatttctgtgtaaaacatttcccacactcagaacatggaaatggcctctcacctgtgtgagttatctgatgtctaacaagacctgatttctttttaaaacatttcctacactcagaacatggaaatggcttctcaccagtgtgacttctttcATGTATGACAAGaaatgatttatatgtaaaacattttccacacacagaacatgaaaatggcttctcacctgtgtgacttctcttatgtatgACAAGacgtgatttatatgtaaaacatttcccacacgcaGAGCATGAAAATGGTCTCTTATCTCTGTGATTTTTTAGATGTGTAACAAGATTCgacttctgtgtaaaacatttcccacattcagagcatggaaatggcttctcgcctgtgtgacttctctgatgttcaatAAAATTTGCTTtatatttaaaacatttcccacactcagagcatgaaaattgTGTCTTACTTGTGCGATTCTCCTGTGTAACAAAGACTGACTGATTATTACAGGATTTAACA
Proteins encoded in this region:
- the LOC135054681 gene encoding oocyte zinc finger protein XlCOF22-like isoform X2; the encoded protein is MDKDRSHMTDRILNLTLEIIYVLTGEDYTVVKKISSDHLTPIGCDSITVPPTHSLINERQNDQMILELTNKIIQLPTGEEGEYIEEHRGLYKDVMMKNHRPLTSLDGPSNRDTPERCPRPLYSQDCTEENHRIPQEDQGEDLADNKAEDIKREEETYVTVNIAEDTEEEETYVTDIKAEDVEREEEMYVRGDQLCKEEEIPTDISTDGQRGRNTSERHLTMFPDLKLEESISWYSGGEYSITPIIHPVPHSADISSVPANHEECNINSDVATHSTAPTDSTVFPSSEFVKSCNNQSVFVTQENRTSKTQFSCSECGKCFKYKANFIEHQRSHTGEKPFPCSECGKCFTQKSNLVTHLKNHRDKRPFSCSACGKCFTYKSRLVIHKRSHTGEKPFSCSVCGKCFTYKSFLVIHERSHTGEKPFPCSECRKCFKKKSGLVRHQITHTGERPFPCSECGKCFTQKSDLAAHQRRHTGERPFPCSECGKCFTQKSDLVIHQRRHTGEKPFLCSECGRCFKQKSYLVNHRRTHTGERPFPCAECGKCFTRKSALVRHQRNHSGERPFPCSECGKCFTHRSDLVRHQKIHTK
- the LOC135054681 gene encoding oocyte zinc finger protein XlCOF22-like isoform X1 is translated as MDKDRSHMTDRILNLTLEIIYVLTGEDYTVVKKISSDHLTPIGCDSITVPPTHSLINERQNDQMILELTNKIIQLPTGEEGEYIEEHRGLYKDVMMKNHRPLTSLDGPSNRDTPERCPRPLYSQDCTEENHRIPQEDQGEDLADNKAEDIKREEETYVTVNIAEDTEEEETYVTDIKAEDVEREEEMYVRGDQLCKEEEIPTDISTADGQRGRNTSERHLTMFPDLKLEESISWYSGGEYSITPIIHPVPHSADISSVPANHEECNINSDVATHSTAPTDSTVFPSSEFVKSCNNQSVFVTQENRTSKTQFSCSECGKCFKYKANFIEHQRSHTGEKPFPCSECGKCFTQKSNLVTHLKNHRDKRPFSCSACGKCFTYKSRLVIHKRSHTGEKPFSCSVCGKCFTYKSFLVIHERSHTGEKPFPCSECRKCFKKKSGLVRHQITHTGERPFPCSECGKCFTQKSDLAAHQRRHTGERPFPCSECGKCFTQKSDLVIHQRRHTGEKPFLCSECGRCFKQKSYLVNHRRTHTGERPFPCAECGKCFTRKSALVRHQRNHSGERPFPCSECGKCFTHRSDLVRHQKIHTK